The following proteins come from a genomic window of Peptoniphilus equinus:
- the yqeC gene encoding selenium cofactor biosynthesis protein YqeC: protein MKSNSLVELFGIEKGDVVSITGSGGKTTLLFALSEELKTCGRVLITTTTKIFTPSTERADYRFTDLSDYYFVGADTVRVVLGVEDADTGKLLAPSDDVLQRVAKDFDYILIEADGSRNLPLKMWREGEPVISSLTTKTIGVIPIQPYGRKAEADFIFNYEGFVATFGNGSVDCNIYREIIQHRRGIFKNSRGSKILFINQVECEAARCRALRILSALSDASITKTYGSLLKGDYYGID, encoded by the coding sequence ATGAAGTCAAATAGTCTTGTTGAACTTTTTGGCATAGAGAAAGGCGATGTTGTCTCCATAACCGGTTCCGGCGGGAAGACGACATTGCTTTTCGCGCTATCTGAGGAGTTAAAAACTTGTGGGCGTGTCTTGATCACTACCACCACCAAAATTTTCACACCTTCGACAGAACGGGCGGACTATAGATTTACCGATCTGAGCGACTATTATTTTGTAGGCGCAGACACCGTGCGGGTCGTCTTGGGCGTAGAGGATGCAGATACAGGAAAGCTCCTTGCACCGTCAGATGACGTACTTCAAAGGGTGGCAAAGGACTTCGACTACATCCTTATTGAAGCCGACGGATCACGCAACTTGCCCTTAAAAATGTGGCGGGAAGGCGAGCCTGTCATTTCATCGCTGACGACGAAGACTATTGGTGTTATTCCCATTCAGCCCTATGGACGTAAGGCTGAAGCGGATTTTATATTTAATTACGAAGGCTTTGTAGCAACTTTTGGCAACGGTTCTGTGGACTGCAACATCTATCGTGAGATTATTCAGCACCGCCGGGGTATTTTTAAAAATAGCCGGGGATCTAAGATCCTTTTTATCAATCAGGTGGAGTGTGAGGCGGCACGCTGTCGGGCACTACGCATTTTAAGTGCGCTGAGTGATGCGTCTATTACGAAGACTTATGGATCGTTACTGAAAGGAGACTACTATGGCATTGACTAG
- a CDS encoding nucleotidyltransferase family protein gives MALTSIIMASGLSQRMGENKLFLDFKNKQLYQITLDLMEGLRLDEVIVVSVYREILDEAKARGFLAVLNENPTEGKAASIRLGVEAAKPENGLIFFVADQPLLTHNTVEALIDAYEQTTLITYPVVNQRRGAPVIFPPEYREKLQALTGDQGGMVLTVDEDVQGVDIADESELLDIDTLDTYRYLKDTYDK, from the coding sequence ATGGCATTGACTAGCATTATTATGGCATCCGGTTTGTCCCAACGCATGGGTGAGAACAAACTCTTTTTGGATTTCAAAAATAAACAGCTCTATCAGATCACTTTGGACCTTATGGAAGGTCTGAGGTTGGATGAAGTGATTGTGGTGAGCGTATATCGAGAGATTTTAGACGAGGCAAAAGCACGAGGTTTTCTTGCTGTTTTAAATGAGAATCCGACAGAAGGCAAAGCTGCTTCGATTCGTCTGGGGGTGGAAGCGGCAAAGCCTGAGAACGGATTAATTTTTTTTGTTGCCGATCAGCCGCTGCTTACTCATAATACTGTTGAAGCACTCATTGATGCGTATGAGCAAACCACGCTTATCACCTATCCGGTTGTGAACCAGCGCAGAGGGGCACCGGTTATTTTTCCGCCGGAGTATAGAGAGAAACTTCAAGCCCTCACCGGGGATCAGGGCGGCATGGTTCTGACTGTGGACGAGGACGTCCAAGGTGTGGATATTGCCGATGAAAGCGAACTTTTAGACATTGATACTTTGGACACATATAGGTATTTAAAGGACACTTATGACAAATAA
- the yqeB gene encoding selenium-dependent molybdenum cofactor biosynthesis protein YqeB has translation MTNNIVIVRGGGDIATGSIQKLHRTGYRVLVLEREAPQCIRRFVTCAEAMYTGFFQVEDLSIQRIDNLSEAESVWAAGRIPIIADESGASIQALKPLAVVDGILAKTNLGTRRDMAKIVIGLGPGFIAGKDVHVVIETNRGHNLGRLIFSGAPEANTGNPGDILGFTTERILRSSNTGTIDVIHDLGAVVKKGDVVATVDGVPIYSQLDGMVRGMIRHGSHVKDGMKVGDVDPRVNKKNLTTISDKARAIGGGVLEALLMLQRAFQL, from the coding sequence ATGACAAATAATATTGTGATTGTCCGTGGCGGCGGCGATATTGCCACGGGCTCCATTCAAAAATTACATCGCACCGGTTATCGGGTGCTGGTCCTGGAGCGGGAAGCACCGCAGTGCATTCGACGTTTCGTCACTTGTGCTGAAGCTATGTATACTGGCTTTTTTCAGGTGGAAGATTTAAGCATTCAGCGGATTGACAACCTCAGTGAAGCGGAGTCGGTCTGGGCAGCGGGTCGTATTCCAATTATTGCCGATGAAAGCGGCGCATCTATTCAAGCGCTCAAACCTCTTGCTGTTGTGGATGGCATCCTTGCCAAGACAAATTTGGGGACTCGTCGAGACATGGCGAAGATTGTGATCGGCCTCGGTCCGGGATTTATTGCAGGCAAAGATGTCCACGTAGTTATTGAAACCAATCGTGGACATAATTTAGGGCGTTTGATATTTTCGGGAGCACCGGAAGCTAACACCGGCAATCCGGGGGACATTTTAGGGTTTACCACTGAGCGCATTCTGCGCAGCTCCAATACCGGTACCATTGATGTGATTCATGATTTAGGCGCTGTAGTAAAGAAAGGTGATGTGGTGGCGACGGTGGACGGCGTGCCCATTTATTCACAGCTTGACGGCATGGTTCGCGGCATGATTCGACATGGAAGTCACGTCAAAGACGGCATGAAGGTTGGCGATGTAGACCCGCGTGTGAACAAGAAAAATCTGACTACCATCTCTGATAAAGCACGAGCCATTGGCGGTGGTGTATTAGAGGCGCTGTTGATGTTACAACGCGCTTTTCAGTTGTGA
- the mnmH gene encoding tRNA 2-selenouridine(34) synthase MnmH — translation MNYEIDPNTLEEYLNRPSTQFVDVRSPSEFSTATIPGAVNIPLFSDEEREMIGYTYVQKSTSEAKRLGVSMVSRRLPDIYARIEALMTIYDDVILFCSRGGMRSCTLFELLRALKLPIKRLKGGYKGYRHFILNHLDALTLSYNYIVLWGMTGTGKTQLLMRLKDEGYNVLDLEGLANHRGSLLGHIGLGTQPTQKHFESLIYDALHSMPEGPVFVESESRKIGSVSLPQGLVTAMAESPYIEVTDTLEHRVERLLLTYPKDHDAIKKALELMSPYIGKAPVSRLFNALDNNDYAMIATYLIENYYDRNYKRALKPFEFTVSSSDENTAVAALTAYASQLKSAL, via the coding sequence ATGAATTACGAAATTGATCCTAACACTCTAGAAGAGTATTTAAACCGACCCTCAACACAATTTGTCGATGTGCGCAGTCCGTCGGAATTTTCAACCGCCACCATCCCCGGCGCCGTCAACATCCCGCTCTTTAGTGATGAGGAGCGAGAGATGATCGGTTATACCTATGTACAAAAATCGACTTCCGAGGCCAAACGCCTTGGGGTGAGCATGGTAAGCCGCCGTCTGCCTGATATCTATGCCCGCATTGAAGCGTTGATGACGATCTATGATGATGTCATCCTCTTTTGCAGTCGCGGCGGCATGCGTTCCTGCACGCTCTTCGAACTCCTTCGGGCATTAAAACTTCCGATTAAACGCCTCAAAGGCGGATACAAAGGTTATCGCCATTTTATTTTAAATCATCTGGACGCCCTTACCCTAAGTTATAACTACATTGTGCTTTGGGGAATGACCGGCACAGGCAAAACGCAACTTCTTATGCGCTTGAAGGATGAAGGATATAATGTGCTCGACTTGGAAGGGCTTGCCAACCATCGAGGCTCCCTCCTGGGGCATATCGGTCTCGGCACTCAGCCGACTCAAAAACACTTTGAAAGCCTGATTTATGACGCATTGCACAGTATGCCGGAAGGTCCCGTCTTTGTAGAAAGTGAAAGTCGTAAGATCGGCAGCGTCAGTCTTCCTCAAGGTCTTGTCACGGCCATGGCTGAAAGTCCTTATATTGAAGTCACCGATACGCTGGAACACCGTGTTGAACGACTGCTTCTTACGTATCCGAAAGATCATGATGCCATAAAAAAAGCGCTGGAACTTATGTCTCCCTACATCGGTAAAGCTCCCGTATCGCGTTTGTTCAATGCCTTAGATAACAACGACTATGCTATGATTGCCACATATCTCATTGAAAACTATTACGATCGCAATTATAAGAGAGCCCTGAAACCCTTTGAGTTTACCGTGTCGTCATCCGATGAGAATACCGCTGTAGCCGCGTTGACGGCATATGCGTCACAACTGAAAAGCGCGTTGTAA
- the selD gene encoding selenide, water dikinase SelD codes for MNQSTRLEVCGGCNAKLSATKLSRILEGLPKNFRTDHLVGFDKHDDGAVVKLTDDLAVILSLDFFPPMVDDPYTFGAVAATNALSDIYAMGGEVVSALNILAYPESGDEAMLHEILRGGADKVKEAGATLSGGHSIHDEKMKYGLSVMGTVHPDKIWTNQGLQVGDVIILTKALGTGLVTGAKSVGEVSECDYLTTVRSMTLLNKYARDVLMGYAVHALTDVTGFGLLGHLMEMVDDSVSVLLSMNDIPILPGALEAAKKSLFTGGSERNRNYVGDVVALEGLKLYEEELLFDPQTSGGFLIAVEGEVSKPIIDALHHYGYPAEVIGTVVPREAKQILVY; via the coding sequence ATGAATCAATCAACGCGTTTGGAAGTCTGCGGCGGGTGTAATGCCAAGTTGTCTGCAACGAAGCTTAGCAGAATTTTAGAGGGACTTCCCAAAAACTTTCGGACCGACCATTTGGTAGGCTTTGATAAACATGACGATGGAGCCGTGGTGAAACTCACTGACGATTTGGCTGTGATTTTATCGTTGGACTTTTTTCCTCCGATGGTGGACGATCCGTACACCTTTGGTGCTGTTGCAGCTACAAACGCCTTAAGTGATATCTATGCCATGGGTGGTGAAGTGGTGAGTGCACTAAATATTTTGGCTTATCCTGAGTCCGGTGATGAGGCGATGCTTCATGAGATACTTCGTGGCGGCGCAGATAAAGTTAAAGAGGCGGGCGCTACGCTTTCGGGAGGACACAGCATCCATGATGAAAAAATGAAGTATGGTCTTAGTGTTATGGGCACGGTGCATCCCGATAAGATTTGGACCAATCAAGGCTTACAAGTTGGAGATGTTATCATTCTAACCAAAGCCCTCGGTACCGGTCTTGTCACCGGAGCAAAGAGTGTGGGTGAAGTTTCGGAGTGTGACTATTTGACCACGGTGAGATCCATGACTTTACTCAATAAGTACGCGCGAGATGTGCTCATGGGTTATGCTGTCCATGCCCTTACTGATGTCACAGGATTCGGTCTTTTAGGTCACTTGATGGAGATGGTGGATGACAGCGTCAGTGTGCTTCTGTCCATGAATGATATTCCGATCCTTCCGGGAGCTCTTGAAGCCGCTAAGAAAAGTCTTTTCACCGGTGGCTCAGAACGCAATCGCAACTACGTCGGTGATGTCGTGGCGTTGGAAGGACTTAAACTCTATGAAGAAGAGCTCCTCTTTGATCCCCAGACATCAGGCGGGTTTTTAATTGCGGTTGAGGGGGAAGTGTCGAAACCGATTATCGATGCACTACATCACTATGGGTATCCGGCCGAGGTGATTGGGACGGTAGTACCTCGAGAAGCAAAACAAATTTTAGTCTATTAG
- the yedF gene encoding sulfurtransferase-like selenium metabolism protein YedF yields MEINALGKVCPIPVILAKKALREQREGDVVEVLVDNVEATHNLKKLAEQESLDYDVVQEADERFRVTLTASGKEKKQELTQEEYAVLLDADEFGKGESGFAKSLMETFVYSLTEQDIVPSIVICVNEGVRLSTENEKTVEDLKKLEANGTEVISCGLCLDNYGLKDKLAVGQITNMFRITEILRTYKVISF; encoded by the coding sequence ATGGAAATTAATGCGTTAGGCAAAGTATGCCCTATTCCTGTGATTCTTGCTAAAAAAGCACTTCGTGAACAAAGGGAAGGGGACGTTGTGGAAGTCCTTGTTGACAACGTGGAAGCAACTCATAATTTAAAGAAGTTGGCAGAACAGGAAAGTCTTGATTATGACGTGGTGCAAGAGGCGGACGAAAGATTTCGTGTGACCTTAACCGCTAGCGGCAAAGAGAAAAAACAAGAGCTGACTCAAGAGGAGTATGCGGTGCTCTTGGATGCTGATGAATTTGGAAAAGGGGAGAGCGGTTTTGCGAAGAGTTTAATGGAGACCTTTGTCTACAGCCTGACCGAACAAGATATTGTGCCTTCCATTGTCATTTGTGTCAATGAAGGTGTACGCCTGTCCACTGAAAATGAGAAGACTGTTGAAGATTTGAAAAAGTTGGAAGCCAACGGCACGGAGGTTATCAGCTGCGGTCTTTGCCTGGACAACTATGGTCTCAAAGACAAGCTGGCAGTAGGTCAAATTACCAATATGTTCCGCATTACTGAAATTTTAAGAACATACAAAGTGATTTCATTCTAA
- a CDS encoding putative Se/S carrier-like protein codes for METVGLFSFENSRLAYMAADATKDLQTRLIPLLPEIDASCGLALRCPFDAVEVVKAYLSHEHITWQGVYSYVRRDGKRYVEALV; via the coding sequence ATGGAAACCGTCGGATTATTTTCTTTTGAGAACAGTCGCTTGGCCTATATGGCTGCGGATGCAACCAAAGACCTTCAGACCCGTTTGATTCCACTCTTGCCGGAAATTGACGCCAGTTGCGGCTTAGCTCTTCGCTGTCCATTCGATGCGGTGGAGGTGGTAAAGGCGTATCTTAGCCATGAGCACATCACTTGGCAAGGGGTCTACAGCTATGTGCGAAGAGACGGTAAGCGCTATGTGGAGGCGTTGGTATGA
- a CDS encoding aminotransferase class V-fold PLP-dependent enzyme — MIYLDNAATTAQKPPAVAQAMLRTLNGTYGNPGRGSHDYSFRAQQVVEGTRDALGTLVGGFARERILLNSGVTYSLNLAIKGLVQSTDHIITTVCEHNSVLRPLYETGCELSFLEMDENFRPNFSKVNSLIKSNTKGLVMTHGSNVTGAVSPFEDILDVAKAHGLWVILDGAQTLGQIPVDLQKAEDEAMIYAFTGHKSLYGPMGTGGLFLGGALRPTTLITGGSGIYSFSKTMPTELPIYYEAGTMNVPGLAGLCEGVKFCTEAIQTASDCFDNLVNGLRSLKKVTVFHPLEGPATHTVSFAVEGYASGEVAMLLEERGICGRSGFHCAPLIHRALKTNDDGLMRLATSCFTTADDIVATLEAVADII, encoded by the coding sequence ATGATTTATTTGGACAACGCCGCAACGACGGCACAAAAGCCGCCGGCAGTAGCGCAAGCCATGCTGCGCACCTTGAACGGCACCTATGGCAATCCGGGTCGAGGCAGTCATGACTACAGTTTTCGAGCACAGCAGGTGGTAGAAGGCACTCGGGATGCTTTAGGGACATTGGTTGGCGGCTTTGCCCGGGAACGTATTCTATTAAACAGTGGTGTCACGTATTCTTTAAATCTGGCGATTAAAGGTTTGGTTCAGTCCACAGATCATATTATCACCACGGTCTGTGAACACAACAGCGTCCTCCGTCCCCTCTATGAAACCGGATGTGAGCTCAGCTTTTTAGAGATGGACGAGAATTTCAGACCTAATTTTTCAAAGGTCAACTCTCTGATCAAGTCGAACACCAAGGGTTTGGTCATGACCCACGGGAGTAATGTCACGGGAGCGGTGTCGCCATTTGAAGATATTTTAGATGTGGCCAAGGCGCACGGTCTTTGGGTGATTCTTGACGGTGCTCAAACGCTGGGACAAATTCCTGTAGATCTTCAGAAGGCAGAGGACGAAGCCATGATCTATGCATTCACCGGTCATAAATCGCTGTACGGACCTATGGGAACCGGCGGCCTATTCCTTGGCGGCGCGCTTCGTCCTACAACGTTAATTACCGGTGGCAGCGGTATCTATAGTTTTTCCAAAACCATGCCGACGGAGCTGCCTATCTATTATGAAGCAGGCACTATGAACGTGCCCGGCTTGGCCGGACTCTGTGAAGGGGTAAAATTTTGCACTGAAGCTATACAGACGGCATCGGATTGCTTTGATAACTTGGTGAACGGGCTTCGGTCACTTAAAAAGGTCACGGTCTTTCATCCATTGGAAGGACCGGCAACGCACACTGTAAGCTTTGCTGTGGAGGGTTATGCCTCGGGAGAAGTTGCCATGCTCTTGGAAGAGCGCGGCATTTGCGGCCGCAGCGGATTTCACTGTGCACCGCTTATTCACCGTGCATTGAAGACAAATGACGATGGTCTTATGCGTCTTGCTACGTCATGCTTCACCACGGCGGATGACATAGTGGCGACCCTTGAAGCGGTTGCCGACATTATTTAA
- a CDS encoding Asp23/Gls24 family envelope stress response protein gives MSEKYLVESGSTGDVKISEDVIATISILAAETVEGVVKTQSGLKSQAMDIIGRAMARGIKVSVGEAEAVIDLHITVEYGLNIVDIATKVQDKVKDAVENMTGLTVVETNVHVSGIAVPDRKVKN, from the coding sequence ATGTCTGAGAAGTATTTAGTAGAATCCGGGTCGACTGGCGATGTTAAAATTTCAGAAGACGTTATTGCAACAATATCCATTCTTGCCGCTGAGACTGTTGAAGGTGTTGTGAAGACACAATCCGGATTAAAATCTCAAGCGATGGACATAATTGGTCGTGCGATGGCTCGTGGTATTAAAGTTTCAGTGGGAGAAGCTGAAGCGGTTATAGATTTACACATAACTGTTGAATATGGACTCAACATTGTAGATATAGCGACAAAGGTTCAAGATAAGGTGAAAGATGCCGTAGAAAATATGACGGGACTTACTGTGGTGGAAACCAACGTACACGTCAGCGGCATTGCCGTACCGGATAGGAAAGTTAAAAATTAA
- the nusB gene encoding transcription antitermination factor NusB codes for MSRKKARIGQMQLIYQIDLNGTCDDNDIDVFLENFEFKEDEVQYIQSSMPVINEHLADIDALLKDNLQGWTLERLAKVDRAILRIAVYEMLYRDDIPDEVSINEAVELAKSYGSNDSQKFINGILGSIYRSIH; via the coding sequence ATGAGTAGAAAAAAAGCTAGAATTGGTCAAATGCAGTTGATCTATCAAATCGATTTGAATGGAACCTGCGACGACAACGATATCGATGTTTTTTTGGAAAACTTTGAATTTAAAGAGGATGAGGTTCAATACATCCAATCCAGTATGCCGGTGATCAATGAACACCTTGCAGATATTGATGCTTTGCTCAAAGATAATCTTCAAGGATGGACATTGGAGCGTCTCGCCAAAGTAGATCGTGCCATCTTGCGTATCGCCGTATATGAAATGCTCTACCGTGACGACATTCCTGATGAAGTTTCCATCAATGAAGCTGTTGAGCTTGCAAAGAGTTATGGGTCTAACGATTCTCAGAAGTTTATCAACGGAATACTGGGCAGTATTTATAGAAGTATTCATTGA
- the xseA gene encoding exodeoxyribonuclease VII large subunit, whose protein sequence is MTSAIQVKELNKYIKKYIAMDYLLANVTVEGEITDLTKHSNGNYYLTLKDDGARVRAVVYYTDVARLGHDPKNGDHVYANGAVSVFERDASLTYFIRKLELAGVGTAMEAFLALKDKLQEEGLFEKKQGKIPYFPQKVGIVTSKDGAAIEDIINVLTRRNPAVEIVLYPALVQGDRAPDELLAGMNYFEKSDVDVVVLTRGGGAYEDLQAFNDETLARFVASMSKPVISAVGHEIDYVITDYVSDLRAPTPSSAAELVARSHEELITQCELTLGTLRSMMLDKIKRCKNDVIPLKPVLNRAVATKRYMIRSQLNFGYSALRNFPHQGASRHRELELERRYLEKLIQAKPVVARQTLRVYKDRLNLPQVSKTHRTLQNAVKSLNAAVHSKNHLSYKRRLAASKAVMDAALNRTSEAYHIKLQALSMADYGKKLAQKMASRQTHLTQVFTDAQLMWHRDLGDKETALRATYHKLARHSFSNAYVKSSEGTILRSAKDAKVKDQVTIVFYDGSVTSEILKVGDQHE, encoded by the coding sequence ATGACATCAGCCATACAAGTTAAAGAACTGAATAAATACATAAAAAAATATATTGCCATGGACTACTTGCTTGCCAACGTGACTGTGGAAGGGGAGATCACTGATCTTACCAAACATTCCAACGGCAACTATTATCTGACCTTAAAAGATGATGGGGCTAGGGTGCGTGCTGTCGTTTACTATACCGATGTAGCACGTTTGGGGCACGATCCTAAAAATGGCGATCATGTCTATGCCAACGGAGCTGTGTCTGTCTTTGAACGGGATGCATCTCTTACCTACTTTATTCGCAAGCTGGAGCTTGCCGGTGTAGGAACGGCCATGGAAGCCTTCTTGGCGTTGAAAGATAAATTACAGGAAGAAGGTCTGTTTGAAAAGAAACAGGGAAAGATACCTTATTTTCCTCAAAAAGTGGGCATTGTCACCTCAAAAGACGGCGCTGCCATTGAGGATATTATCAATGTTCTGACGCGCCGTAATCCGGCGGTAGAGATTGTCCTTTATCCTGCATTAGTACAGGGTGATCGGGCACCGGATGAATTACTTGCCGGGATGAACTATTTCGAAAAGTCCGATGTGGATGTCGTGGTGCTTACTCGAGGTGGCGGCGCCTATGAAGACCTTCAGGCTTTTAATGATGAAACCTTGGCTCGATTTGTGGCGTCCATGAGTAAGCCTGTGATATCCGCTGTTGGCCATGAAATTGACTATGTGATCACTGATTATGTGAGTGATCTCAGAGCGCCGACACCGTCTTCTGCGGCGGAGCTGGTGGCTCGAAGTCATGAGGAGCTGATAACTCAATGCGAGTTGACCCTGGGTACGCTTCGCAGCATGATGCTAGACAAGATTAAACGCTGTAAGAATGATGTGATACCGCTAAAACCTGTACTGAATCGAGCGGTTGCTACTAAACGTTACATGATTCGCTCTCAGCTTAATTTCGGCTACAGTGCTTTGAGAAACTTTCCGCATCAAGGGGCATCGCGGCATCGTGAACTTGAATTAGAACGGCGGTATTTAGAGAAGCTTATACAGGCAAAACCGGTCGTGGCGAGACAGACGCTGCGAGTCTATAAGGATCGGTTGAATCTGCCGCAAGTATCTAAGACACACAGAACACTACAAAATGCTGTGAAGAGTTTGAATGCTGCAGTGCATTCGAAAAATCACTTGAGTTATAAGCGTCGTCTTGCTGCATCAAAAGCAGTCATGGATGCTGCGTTAAACCGCACGTCAGAAGCTTACCATATCAAACTGCAGGCACTGAGTATGGCAGACTATGGGAAAAAATTGGCACAAAAGATGGCGAGCAGACAGACACATCTGACGCAGGTGTTTACTGATGCGCAGCTTATGTGGCATAGGGATCTGGGTGATAAAGAGACCGCTTTGAGGGCTACTTATCACAAACTTGCTCGGCACAGTTTTTCCAACGCTTATGTGAAGTCGTCGGAAGGTACAATCTTACGAAGTGCCAAGGATGCCAAGGTGAAAGACCAAGTGACGATTGTCTTTTATGATGGCAGCGTGACATCTGAAATTTTAAAAGTGGGTGATCAACATGAATGA
- the xseB gene encoding exodeoxyribonuclease VII small subunit has protein sequence MNETYESAFAKLQDIIAELESEDITLEASLEKYEEGIKYYKYCMAKLHDYEDKVKVLMHEGESLQEKAYVRD, from the coding sequence ATGAATGAAACGTATGAAAGTGCATTTGCAAAATTACAGGACATTATTGCCGAATTAGAATCGGAGGATATCACTTTGGAAGCATCACTGGAAAAGTATGAAGAGGGTATTAAATATTACAAGTATTGCATGGCGAAGCTTCATGATTATGAAGATAAAGTGAAAGTGTTAATGCATGAAGGAGAGAGCCTTCAAGAGAAAGCTTATGTGAGGGACTAA
- a CDS encoding polyprenyl synthetase family protein, with product MDYPFIDDVENYLFKNFTSIDEFQKKVYESMLYSLSSGGKRLRPILTILTFKAISDEDIAKVIPFAAAVELIHTYSLIHDDLPAMDNDDIRRGKPTNHKVYSEAMAILSGDGLLNMAAEVLSREIEKMDSIEAIQRGLHAMRYIFTCTGVHGMIGGQVIDLGYTDTMNREVCETMYKLKTAALIRGSVVSGAILAGANDTEIATFEEFANALGMAFQEQDDYIDAAQDQAHDNNTILNYITKEELSVAIEKHTNRALKALSTLSYDTSELEALTRKLVGREL from the coding sequence ATGGATTATCCGTTTATAGACGACGTTGAAAATTATCTTTTTAAAAACTTTACATCCATTGACGAGTTTCAAAAAAAGGTGTACGAGTCCATGCTTTATTCCTTATCCAGCGGGGGTAAGCGCCTTCGACCCATCCTTACGATTTTGACTTTTAAGGCAATAAGTGATGAGGACATAGCAAAAGTGATTCCTTTTGCGGCGGCAGTGGAGCTGATTCACACTTATTCCCTCATTCATGATGATTTACCGGCTATGGACAATGACGACATCAGGCGGGGCAAGCCGACCAATCACAAGGTCTATTCGGAAGCTATGGCGATTCTATCTGGGGACGGTCTTTTAAATATGGCGGCGGAAGTGCTCAGTCGTGAAATTGAAAAGATGGATTCTATAGAAGCAATACAACGCGGGCTTCACGCCATGCGTTATATCTTTACCTGTACCGGTGTTCATGGCATGATTGGTGGACAGGTTATTGATTTGGGTTATACCGATACGATGAACAGAGAAGTCTGTGAGACGATGTATAAACTTAAGACCGCCGCACTTATTCGAGGCAGTGTGGTTTCAGGCGCTATCTTGGCCGGGGCCAACGATACAGAGATTGCAACTTTTGAGGAGTTTGCCAATGCGCTTGGTATGGCTTTTCAAGAACAGGACGATTACATCGATGCGGCTCAGGATCAAGCCCATGATAACAATACAATTTTAAATTATATCACCAAAGAGGAACTGAGCGTTGCGATAGAGAAGCATACGAATCGTGCATTAAAAGCTCTTTCAACGCTGTCTTATGATACGTCGGAGTTGGAAGCACTCACTCGAAAACTGGTGGGACGTGAACTATGA
- a CDS encoding TlyA family RNA methyltransferase: MKERADVLLFKNGDVDSREKAKRLIMSGEVFIGTQRVEKPGELVDVDAELYIKSKGLKYVSRGGFKLEGALASFPIVLKDAIAADVGSSTGGFTDCMLQNGAAKVYAIDVGTNQLDYKLRVDPRVVVMEQTNFRTFETASIEQVDFLATDVSFISLEHILPNAYKLLKNGAAMVALIKPQFEAGRDKVGKKGIVRDEKVHKDVVEKIVNFSSNLGFSIQGLTTSPITGTKGNREFLIYLEKSDKLSHYDDIDQIIKGV, encoded by the coding sequence ATGAAAGAACGTGCAGATGTCCTGCTTTTTAAAAATGGCGACGTAGATTCCAGAGAAAAGGCAAAACGTCTCATTATGTCCGGTGAGGTCTTCATTGGCACACAACGGGTGGAAAAACCGGGGGAATTGGTTGATGTCGATGCAGAACTCTATATTAAGTCCAAAGGGTTGAAGTATGTCAGTCGCGGTGGATTTAAACTTGAAGGGGCTTTGGCATCCTTTCCTATAGTGCTTAAAGATGCGATTGCAGCTGATGTGGGATCTTCCACCGGTGGATTTACGGACTGCATGCTCCAAAATGGTGCAGCTAAAGTCTATGCTATTGATGTGGGCACCAATCAACTGGACTATAAGTTGCGAGTTGATCCGAGAGTCGTGGTGATGGAACAGACCAACTTCCGAACCTTTGAGACGGCATCTATTGAACAGGTGGATTTTTTGGCTACCGACGTCAGTTTTATTTCATTGGAACATATTTTGCCCAATGCGTACAAACTTTTAAAAAACGGTGCCGCAATGGTGGCCTTAATTAAACCGCAATTTGAGGCAGGGCGTGACAAAGTTGGGAAAAAGGGTATTGTGCGGGATGAAAAAGTACATAAGGACGTCGTCGAAAAAATTGTGAACTTCTCGTCAAATTTAGGATTTTCGATCCAAGGTCTTACCACTTCGCCCATTACAGGTACCAAAGGAAACAGGGAATTTCTAATCTATTTGGAGAAGTCGGATAAATTGTCGCACTATGATGATATTGATCAAATTATAAAGGGCGTGTGA